One uncultured Fretibacterium sp. genomic region harbors:
- a CDS encoding PLP-dependent aminotransferase family protein, producing MPEFAKRLEYMERTAGVMRALFGAMSNPEVISFGGGAPATDALPVETIQRIASEVLLREKRGAEALQYGPVPGVKQLREIIAGKLLAPEGIAADPDDILVVNGGIETMNLICQVFINPGDVILCEAPSFVQCVEIFEMFEAKCIGCEMDDQGLILEDVEEKIRQYHPKMVYVIPTFQNPTGRTLPEERRKKLAELGSKYDVIILEDDPYRDLRYGGEELEPIKAYDKTGHTVMAHSFSKIFSPGCRLGYVYADRKIIDHLTDAKIATNSHTAMIPQILCAEFFARGYFDEHLRNLRALHKERRDAMMAALEKYMPKGAKWVFPDGGLFSWVELPDGIDTTALLKEANEHGVAYVAGEGFFAGNTGRGKNCMRISFGNVTPEKIDIGMKRLGELIASKLR from the coding sequence ATGCCTGAGTTCGCAAAAAGACTGGAGTACATGGAAAGAACCGCGGGGGTGATGCGTGCCCTCTTCGGCGCGATGAGCAACCCCGAGGTCATCTCCTTCGGCGGCGGTGCGCCTGCAACGGACGCTTTGCCGGTGGAGACGATCCAGAGGATCGCAAGCGAGGTGCTGCTCCGTGAAAAACGCGGCGCGGAGGCCCTGCAGTATGGTCCGGTTCCGGGCGTGAAGCAGCTGCGGGAGATCATCGCCGGGAAATTGTTGGCTCCTGAAGGGATTGCTGCCGATCCCGACGATATTCTTGTCGTCAACGGCGGAATCGAGACCATGAACCTGATATGCCAGGTCTTTATAAACCCTGGCGACGTCATTCTCTGCGAGGCCCCCTCCTTTGTGCAGTGCGTGGAGATCTTCGAGATGTTCGAGGCTAAATGCATCGGCTGCGAGATGGACGATCAGGGACTCATCCTGGAGGACGTCGAGGAGAAAATCCGGCAATATCACCCGAAGATGGTCTATGTGATCCCCACCTTCCAGAACCCGACCGGCAGGACCCTGCCGGAGGAGCGGAGGAAGAAGCTGGCGGAGCTGGGCAGCAAGTACGACGTCATCATCCTGGAGGACGATCCCTATCGAGACCTTCGCTACGGCGGAGAGGAACTGGAGCCCATCAAGGCGTATGACAAAACCGGACATACGGTGATGGCCCACAGCTTCTCCAAGATATTCTCCCCCGGCTGCCGTCTTGGCTATGTCTACGCGGACCGAAAAATCATTGATCATCTGACCGACGCCAAAATCGCGACCAACTCCCACACGGCCATGATCCCTCAGATCCTGTGCGCGGAATTTTTCGCCAGAGGCTACTTCGACGAGCATCTGAGGAACCTTCGCGCCCTCCACAAGGAGCGCAGGGACGCCATGATGGCGGCGCTCGAGAAATACATGCCCAAAGGCGCCAAATGGGTATTCCCCGACGGCGGCCTGTTCAGCTGGGTGGAGCTCCCCGACGGCATCGACACGACGGCGCTTTTAAAGGAAGCAAACGAGCACGGCGTGGCCTATGTCGCAGGAGAGGGCTTCTTTGCCGGCAATACCGGCAGGGGGAAGAATTGTATGCGGATCAGTTTTGGCAACGTAACGCCCGA